A window from Candidatus Zixiibacteriota bacterium encodes these proteins:
- a CDS encoding 4Fe-4S binding protein: MTVKTTRNIRRVSQILFFVIFFWLILKTNFEINFSGEGDITLPYPVSLFLEFDPLTALGTLLATGTLYKGLLWSLVILIPTIFLGRFFCGWICPLGTLNHWISEIPSERLKRKGKSKINSNRYKKYQRIKYYIFLIFIAGSLVGTLQIGLLDPLPFLARSIGTVVLPTLHTTSLAIVTWIKSIGWPPLGDAAQYVFNILTALILPFRQMHFHTIFSLGLFFILVLSLNRVFTRFWCRGICPLGAMLGIFSRYAIFGLKKDESTCDKCNLCLEHCQGADNPEIGSKWRQAECHLCLNCQASCPEGSLSFCFFPDHETTKTNPAPTRQVDITRRKVLASVAGGLALFPFIRSGDAFDANPNPFLIRPPGSVEEDWFLKRCIRCGQCMRVCPNNAIHPTLMESGMEGIWTPILIMKIGYCEPTCTLCGEVCPTGAILPMTSKEKVGDKDNPPDRIGTAFFDWGRCLPWAMGKTCLVCEEWCPTSPKAIFLREEEATDRNGNTITIKRPYIEPDICTGCGACEYACPVIDKPAVYVTSVGESRSAKNQILLQRKGINKS, encoded by the coding sequence ATGACCGTTAAAACCACTCGCAATATCAGGCGCGTATCGCAAATCCTGTTTTTCGTTATATTTTTCTGGCTGATTCTAAAAACAAATTTCGAGATCAATTTTTCCGGTGAAGGCGATATTACCCTCCCGTATCCCGTTTCGTTATTCCTCGAATTCGATCCCCTGACCGCGCTGGGAACTCTTCTCGCGACCGGAACATTATACAAAGGCCTTCTCTGGTCGCTCGTCATCCTGATTCCGACGATTTTTCTCGGCCGTTTTTTCTGCGGATGGATTTGCCCGTTGGGAACTCTCAATCACTGGATATCCGAAATCCCCTCGGAACGGTTGAAACGCAAAGGCAAAAGTAAAATCAACTCGAATCGCTACAAAAAATACCAGCGCATCAAGTATTATATCTTTTTGATATTTATCGCCGGGTCGCTGGTTGGAACTCTGCAAATCGGTCTATTGGATCCCCTGCCGTTTCTGGCCCGCTCCATCGGCACGGTCGTCCTGCCGACTCTGCATACCACCTCACTTGCCATCGTAACCTGGATAAAATCAATCGGATGGCCCCCGCTGGGCGATGCCGCTCAATACGTATTTAATATCCTCACGGCCCTAATCCTGCCTTTCAGGCAAATGCACTTTCACACTATCTTTTCGCTGGGGCTATTTTTCATCCTCGTCCTGTCTCTCAATCGCGTCTTCACTCGTTTCTGGTGCCGCGGTATTTGTCCCCTGGGAGCAATGCTCGGGATATTCTCCCGCTATGCTATTTTCGGATTGAAAAAAGACGAATCGACCTGCGATAAATGCAATCTCTGTCTGGAACATTGTCAGGGCGCCGATAATCCCGAAATCGGATCCAAATGGCGACAGGCCGAATGTCATCTCTGTCTCAACTGCCAGGCTTCTTGCCCCGAAGGCTCGTTATCGTTTTGCTTCTTTCCCGATCACGAAACGACCAAAACCAATCCCGCCCCGACCCGGCAAGTCGATATCACCCGCCGCAAAGTCTTAGCTTCGGTCGCCGGAGGATTGGCATTGTTTCCTTTTATCCGTTCCGGGGACGCCTTCGACGCCAATCCCAATCCGTTTCTTATCCGTCCGCCCGGTTCAGTCGAGGAAGACTGGTTTCTCAAACGATGTATCCGTTGCGGCCAATGTATGCGCGTCTGTCCCAACAACGCCATCCATCCGACCCTGATGGAATCGGGCATGGAAGGCATCTGGACGCCGATTTTGATTATGAAAATCGGATACTGCGAACCGACCTGTACGCTGTGCGGGGAAGTTTGCCCGACCGGCGCGATCCTGCCGATGACCTCCAAAGAAAAAGTAGGCGACAAAGACAATCCTCCCGACCGCATCGGAACCGCCTTCTTTGACTGGGGACGCTGCCTGCCGTGGGCGATGGGCAAAACCTGTCTCGTTTGCGAAGAATGGTGCCCGACTTCGCCCAAAGCGATTTTTCTCAGGGAAGAAGAAGCGACTGACCGCAATGGCAACACGATCACGATCAAGAGACCGTATATCGAACCTGACATTTGCACCGGCTGCGGCGCGTGCGAATATGCCTGCCCGGTAATTGATAAACCGGCTGTGTATGTCACCAGCGTCGGCGAATCCCGCTCCGCCAAAAATCAGATTTTACTACAGAGAAAAGGGATCAATAAATCGTAA
- a CDS encoding response regulator codes for MANNMKIDMKRKILAIDSEVHMLRLLEQVIEEGSSYRIKTTHNALEVPEILSREAFSIIITEIEMPGFSGMDILKKIYDEQREEEVIILTAFASLEYTLEAFKYGACDFISKPVEKERLLSAVKRAMKRYEDKLLAQFIDN; via the coding sequence ATGGCTAATAATATGAAAATAGATATGAAGCGGAAAATTTTGGCGATAGACTCCGAGGTGCATATGCTGCGGTTATTGGAGCAGGTTATTGAAGAGGGGAGTTCATATCGGATTAAGACGACTCATAACGCCCTCGAAGTGCCTGAAATATTATCGCGCGAAGCGTTTAGCATCATAATTACCGAGATTGAAATGCCGGGATTTTCGGGTATGGATATTCTCAAGAAAATATATGATGAACAGCGTGAGGAAGAAGTAATTATACTGACCGCCTTTGCCTCGCTTGAATATACACTGGAAGCGTTTAAGTACGGGGCATGCGATTTTATTTCAAAGCCGGTAGAAAAAGAGAGGCTCTTAAGCGCCGTCAAGAGAGCTATGAAGCGCTATGAAGATAAATTGCTGGCACAGTTTATCGATAATTGA
- a CDS encoding 4Fe-4S binding protein, which produces MNQRYFLTGLFIIFAFCLSATIYGQGQSDNTQTVSDTSAALEEGNESNAEIDSAAVAAQSEPPPSPPTFWDFMTSGKYIAFMILMAVGLIILFTKWINYWIRLGALAVIFVLFGLDYFFPLHPSPMCGVTKLFMFKITMGEYFPAFLAMFAAIMIPSLIGRKLFCGWVCPLGAFQELINKIPHKLKWKNFNFTAFNTVRISLLVMFFLTFFYVRDLIIALGQRIELNPFIGVWPAYSAFSIYDPINFFELLHWSVDTTFVVLMTILVISSFIIYRPFCYLICPIGALTWFLEKISLGKIKIDYTACNECGSCEEESPCPTIKPMLENKSRALPDCTSCGECIKTCPEDAIQFKFLK; this is translated from the coding sequence ATGAACCAGAGATATTTTCTGACAGGCCTTTTTATAATTTTTGCTTTCTGTCTAAGCGCGACAATTTACGGTCAGGGACAGAGCGATAATACCCAAACCGTATCCGATACTTCCGCCGCATTGGAAGAAGGAAATGAATCCAACGCCGAAATAGATTCAGCCGCAGTCGCGGCTCAATCTGAACCGCCGCCCTCACCCCCAACATTTTGGGATTTTATGACCTCCGGAAAATATATCGCCTTTATGATACTGATGGCGGTCGGCTTGATAATTCTATTTACCAAATGGATTAATTACTGGATACGCCTCGGCGCGTTAGCCGTGATTTTTGTACTATTCGGACTCGATTATTTCTTTCCTCTCCACCCCAGCCCGATGTGCGGCGTAACAAAACTGTTTATGTTCAAAATCACGATGGGCGAATATTTCCCGGCTTTTTTGGCGATGTTCGCGGCAATCATGATTCCCAGCTTAATCGGGAGAAAATTATTCTGTGGATGGGTCTGCCCTCTGGGAGCGTTTCAGGAACTTATCAATAAAATTCCGCATAAGCTAAAATGGAAGAATTTCAATTTCACGGCTTTCAATACTGTTCGCATTTCTCTATTGGTTATGTTTTTCCTGACCTTCTTTTATGTCCGCGATCTTATTATCGCCCTGGGGCAGAGGATCGAGCTCAATCCGTTCATCGGCGTCTGGCCCGCATATTCAGCATTTAGTATCTATGATCCGATAAACTTTTTTGAACTTTTGCACTGGTCGGTCGATACGACTTTCGTCGTCCTGATGACCATTCTAGTCATATCTTCTTTTATCATCTATCGCCCGTTTTGTTATCTGATATGCCCCATCGGAGCCTTGACCTGGTTTTTGGAAAAAATATCATTGGGCAAAATCAAAATTGATTACACCGCCTGCAATGAATGCGGTAGCTGTGAAGAAGAAAGCCCCTGCCCGACGATCAAACCGATGCTGGAAAATAAAAGCAGAGCTCTGCCTGACTGCACTTCCTGCGGAGAATGTATTAAGACCTGTCCGGAAGACGCGATTCAGTTTAAGTTTTTGAAATAA
- a CDS encoding penicillin acylase family protein has product MKKFGWIAGVFVVLIISICGGMYIFLKSTLPEYNGSIIIDRIEDKIEIIRDSYGMAHIYAENDNDAAFALGYCTAQDRLFQIEMIRRAVKGRLSELIGPETVDVDRLFRLITSGKSIEERFNLLPVEVKEMMTAYAAGVNQYINNPDANFPIEFSLIGFQPEPWEPADELCVIYYMAWTLNFSFDTELTYEAVRAKIGRELADEIFIDYPKDAPTIIPGQFNLNSANRFLKTVRAARDLTGMPFRGGSNSWVISGEKSKTGMPILANDMHLGFGAPGIWYEAHLNTPNLNVSGVCLPGVPFIIAGANDNVAWGFTNVMADDADYYLEKINPANGNQYEYDGQWMDISGREDTIFVANDTPIVINIRHTRHGVIIDDIIEDTFWKHADTSYSIAMRWTLNDFNDEPTAFYYLNRAANTDEIETAVALYKCPGQNWVYADKDGNIGYWAAVGIPNRDGFDGSRILPGWDSQNEWAGYVETEDQPHINNPENGWIATANNKTIGDDYAHYISQSFAPPDRYIRIQYLLNSKDKLSIDDIKEIHADNYMIAAEKWTPRIISALDSGSLNELESDALNILQDWNYHADKNSSGSSVFHAIMQIIIENIFRERMGDDLYFYYLSHNNFGVHKALHSLLEKDSSEWFDNPGTAIVENRDDVYRKSFSQGVEFLKNNLGDDAEQWQWSRLHSLTFYNSVGRNIPILKNWMYIGPFPVGGSSHTVNPTLYSLVNPWEPLAGASHRHIFDLGNMKNSLRVIPGGISGNFMSPHYDDQVNLWLNVEYRQFQIDWEDITADAAYKLTLIRQSDIDSAIN; this is encoded by the coding sequence ATGAAGAAATTCGGCTGGATAGCGGGCGTTTTCGTAGTCTTGATAATCTCGATTTGCGGAGGCATGTACATCTTCCTGAAATCAACCCTGCCCGAATATAATGGGAGCATAATTATAGATAGAATTGAGGATAAAATTGAGATCATCCGCGATTCTTATGGTATGGCTCATATATATGCCGAAAATGACAATGACGCCGCCTTTGCCCTGGGTTATTGCACCGCCCAGGATAGGCTGTTTCAAATAGAAATGATCAGACGAGCGGTCAAGGGAAGACTATCTGAACTTATTGGCCCCGAAACAGTTGATGTGGATAGGCTTTTTCGCCTGATTACCTCGGGAAAATCAATTGAAGAGAGATTTAATCTTTTGCCGGTCGAAGTTAAAGAAATGATGACAGCCTATGCCGCCGGCGTTAATCAATATATCAATAACCCCGACGCCAATTTCCCGATTGAGTTTTCTCTGATTGGGTTTCAGCCCGAGCCCTGGGAGCCGGCCGATGAATTATGCGTCATTTATTACATGGCCTGGACGCTGAATTTCTCTTTTGACACCGAATTGACTTATGAAGCGGTCCGCGCTAAAATTGGCCGGGAATTGGCGGATGAAATATTTATTGATTATCCCAAAGACGCTCCGACCATCATACCGGGTCAATTCAATTTAAATAGCGCAAACCGGTTTTTGAAAACGGTCCGAGCCGCTCGAGACCTGACCGGTATGCCGTTTCGCGGAGGGAGCAATAGCTGGGTCATATCTGGGGAAAAATCTAAAACGGGGATGCCGATTCTGGCCAATGATATGCATCTCGGCTTCGGAGCTCCCGGCATCTGGTATGAAGCCCATCTGAACACGCCAAATCTAAATGTTTCCGGCGTCTGCCTGCCCGGGGTGCCGTTTATAATCGCCGGAGCCAATGACAATGTCGCCTGGGGTTTTACCAATGTCATGGCCGACGACGCCGACTATTATCTTGAAAAAATAAATCCCGCTAATGGCAACCAGTACGAATACGACGGCCAATGGATGGATATATCAGGACGTGAAGATACTATTTTCGTCGCTAATGATACTCCCATCGTGATAAATATTCGGCATACCCGCCACGGTGTAATAATCGATGATATCATCGAGGATACTTTTTGGAAACACGCCGATACTTCTTATTCAATCGCGATGCGCTGGACTTTAAATGATTTTAATGATGAACCAACCGCCTTTTATTATCTCAATCGTGCGGCCAATACTGATGAAATTGAGACTGCTGTCGCGCTCTACAAATGCCCGGGGCAGAATTGGGTTTATGCCGACAAAGATGGAAATATCGGGTACTGGGCAGCGGTCGGAATTCCCAATAGAGACGGATTTGACGGCTCCCGTATTCTGCCCGGTTGGGACAGTCAAAATGAATGGGCCGGATACGTTGAGACCGAAGACCAGCCCCATATCAACAATCCTGAAAACGGCTGGATCGCGACGGCCAATAACAAAACTATCGGCGATGATTACGCGCATTATATATCACAATCATTCGCGCCGCCCGACAGGTATATCCGCATCCAATATCTTTTGAATAGTAAGGACAAGCTCAGCATTGATGATATTAAAGAAATTCACGCCGATAATTATATGATCGCCGCCGAAAAATGGACCCCTCGGATAATCTCCGCGTTAGATAGCGGGTCGCTTAATGAACTTGAAAGCGATGCCCTCAATATTTTGCAGGACTGGAATTATCACGCCGACAAAAACAGCTCGGGTTCCTCCGTGTTTCACGCCATCATGCAAATTATCATTGAAAATATTTTCCGCGAGAGAATGGGCGATGATTTATACTTTTACTATCTGTCGCATAACAATTTTGGCGTACACAAAGCCTTGCATTCTCTTCTCGAAAAAGATTCTTCAGAATGGTTTGACAATCCCGGCACGGCGATAGTAGAAAACCGGGATGATGTATATCGTAAAAGTTTTTCTCAGGGTGTCGAATTTTTGAAAAATAATCTCGGCGATGATGCCGAACAGTGGCAATGGAGCCGTCTCCATTCCCTGACGTTTTATAATTCGGTCGGACGTAATATCCCAATACTGAAAAACTGGATGTATATCGGGCCATTCCCGGTCGGCGGAAGTTCTCACACCGTTAATCCTACTCTTTACAGCCTGGTAAATCCCTGGGAACCTTTGGCGGGAGCGTCTCATCGTCATATTTTTGATTTGGGGAATATGAAAAACTCTCTGCGAGTCATTCCCGGCGGAATTTCAGGGAATTTTATGAGCCCTCATTATGATGATCAGGTTAATTTGTGGCTCAACGTTGAATATCGACAATTTCAAATTGATTGGGAAGATATCACTGCCGACGCCGCCTACAAACTTACTCTTATACGCCAATCCGATATTGACAGTGCCATTAATTGA
- a CDS encoding DUF362 domain-containing protein, with product MKRRDFIRKTAQATALAAVTGTTGWLFHNREISAGQKLVISNPDYRIADNPELPKIVLAHNEDHIQALRASLDAIGGIKRFIRPGERVVVKPNVGWDRTPEQAANTNPLLVGEMIRQCLSAGASQVIVTDVTCNFAPRCFIRSGIRKATESAGGIVMLPRDEDYVRTDMGGKILTIWPVLKHFIETDKLINMPIVKHHSLSSCTIGMKNLYGILGGRRNQLHQEIDQSIVDLVAYCKPTLTVVDATRVLMRGGPTGGSLDDVSLQHSVICATDPVAADARGAEFLGVAPDKISHIILAEKNGLGMIDYLNAGYKEIAA from the coding sequence ATGAAACGTCGCGATTTTATTAGGAAAACCGCACAGGCTACGGCTTTAGCCGCGGTCACCGGCACAACCGGATGGCTGTTTCACAACCGGGAAATTTCTGCCGGTCAAAAATTGGTTATTTCCAATCCCGATTACCGTATCGCCGACAATCCGGAACTTCCCAAAATAGTCCTGGCCCATAATGAAGATCACATTCAGGCCCTCCGCGCTTCGCTTGATGCCATCGGAGGAATTAAGCGGTTCATACGACCCGGCGAACGAGTTGTCGTCAAACCGAACGTCGGATGGGATCGCACGCCCGAACAGGCCGCCAATACCAATCCTTTGCTGGTGGGTGAAATGATCCGGCAATGCCTTTCGGCCGGGGCCTCACAAGTCATCGTCACCGATGTTACCTGTAATTTTGCTCCCCGCTGTTTCATCCGTTCCGGAATTCGTAAAGCGACAGAGAGTGCCGGAGGTATTGTCATGCTTCCTCGCGACGAAGATTATGTTCGAACCGATATGGGGGGCAAAATCCTGACCATCTGGCCGGTTCTCAAACATTTCATCGAAACCGATAAGTTGATCAATATGCCGATTGTCAAACATCACTCGTTGTCATCCTGCACGATTGGAATGAAAAACCTCTATGGCATCCTCGGCGGGCGGCGCAACCAGCTTCATCAGGAAATTGACCAATCGATTGTCGATCTGGTCGCATACTGCAAACCGACTCTGACCGTTGTCGATGCTACCCGCGTGTTGATGCGGGGCGGCCCGACGGGAGGCTCGCTCGATGATGTCTCTCTTCAACATTCCGTCATCTGCGCCACCGACCCGGTCGCGGCCGATGCCCGGGGCGCTGAATTTCTGGGCGTCGCGCCGGATAAAATCAGCCATATCATCCTGGCCGAAAAAAACGGCCTGGGTATGATTGATTATCTCAACGCCGGATATAAAGAGATTGCCGCATGA
- a CDS encoding PEP/pyruvate-binding domain-containing protein: MDKTENQRLGNGGNSNSDLRTIQKNFALFLQLLEQNNHILGIMGDMGEKSQGEYLFDIHYIRECLTEIRGGITLIINKMVALGGPEYEALRVRFNEIDAVLGTVLPGQQPIKKDSLTVSFDRLNRNRAYSVGSKNAQLGEMKARLNMPVPEGFAITARAYKHFVDANDLQVRISRRIDSLDIKSYDDLVRIGGEIREMINASPVPLDLVSSILQSYRELIMRTSHGMISMRSSAIGEDTLFSFAGQYASYLNVREEELINRYREILASKFTPQAIYYFLSHSLSEAELAMSVGCVSMIDAKASGVVYSRDPIDPRDDSIIVNSIFGLGKYLVNGRLTPDEFRLSRDTGRILYSRIAKKPARLVNLPEGGTLKEDIPEEEQRKFSIAEPHLQELREYALKLEKHYRMPQDIEWVIDKNDKLFLLQSRPLQIIRLKSEAVQLDTTRKKKILTGRTTVCPGAGSGPVYHVSTFSDLPDIPEGAVLVTHHPFPGLITVMSKVSAIVSRIGGLASHMATIAREYHVPTLAGVPEYKNLKSGHIVTVDATEKAIYAGKHEDIVKARQPEYDLFEDSGIHRVLDKVLDLVTPLRLLHPADEDFLPENCMSFHDITRFAHQKAMEEMFRRAQEMESKESLGYKLKSDLPVDMSVIYLERELLSDVKERYVTEEDINATPMKNFWAGIKEEGWPVKPPLPVFTKGLGTDLTLKTNKDYSEYSFTVLGREYMMLSLRLGYHFTTVEVMRTDETGNNYIHMQYKDGGATLDRRIRRIKLLKDILSHMGFTQQRKGDFLNAGISYQDKQVIDEKLFLLGRLTMKTKQLDMALSNDAVAEWYTQDFIKKLGLE; the protein is encoded by the coding sequence ATGGATAAGACGGAAAATCAAAGACTGGGAAACGGCGGAAATTCAAATTCTGATTTAAGAACGATTCAGAAAAATTTCGCTCTTTTCCTCCAGTTGCTGGAACAGAATAACCATATTCTGGGAATCATGGGTGACATGGGGGAAAAATCTCAGGGCGAATATCTGTTTGATATCCATTATATTCGAGAATGCCTGACTGAAATACGCGGGGGGATTACCCTGATAATTAATAAAATGGTGGCGTTGGGGGGACCGGAATATGAAGCGCTCCGCGTACGGTTCAATGAAATCGATGCTGTATTGGGAACGGTTCTTCCTGGGCAGCAACCTATTAAGAAAGACTCTCTGACGGTTTCGTTTGACCGCCTGAATCGTAATCGAGCTTACAGTGTCGGAAGCAAGAACGCGCAGTTGGGCGAAATGAAGGCGAGATTGAATATGCCGGTTCCGGAAGGTTTCGCGATTACCGCTCGAGCCTATAAACATTTCGTTGATGCCAACGACCTCCAGGTTCGTATTAGCCGCCGCATAGATTCTCTCGATATCAAGAGTTATGATGATCTGGTTCGTATAGGCGGTGAGATCAGGGAAATGATTAACGCCAGTCCGGTGCCGCTCGATTTGGTGAGCAGTATTTTACAGAGTTACCGGGAACTTATCATGCGCACGTCGCACGGGATGATATCGATGCGGTCGAGCGCCATAGGTGAGGACACTCTATTCAGTTTCGCGGGGCAATACGCGTCCTATCTAAATGTTCGGGAAGAAGAGTTAATCAACAGATACCGTGAGATTCTGGCCAGCAAATTCACGCCACAGGCAATTTATTATTTTTTGAGTCATTCTCTTTCGGAAGCTGAATTGGCGATGAGCGTCGGGTGCGTCAGCATGATTGACGCCAAAGCCAGCGGAGTGGTTTATTCTCGCGACCCGATTGATCCGAGGGATGATTCCATAATCGTCAATTCCATATTCGGACTGGGCAAATATCTCGTCAACGGCCGCCTGACGCCCGATGAATTTCGGTTATCGCGCGACACGGGTCGGATTTTGTATTCCCGAATCGCCAAAAAGCCGGCGCGTCTTGTGAATCTCCCTGAAGGCGGAACCTTAAAAGAAGACATTCCTGAAGAAGAACAAAGGAAGTTTTCTATAGCTGAACCGCATTTGCAAGAACTCCGAGAATACGCGTTGAAGCTTGAAAAGCATTATCGCATGCCGCAGGATATTGAATGGGTAATAGATAAAAATGATAAATTGTTTTTGCTCCAGTCGCGTCCTCTGCAAATTATCCGATTGAAATCAGAGGCGGTACAATTGGATACAACCCGCAAGAAAAAGATACTGACCGGCCGAACGACGGTTTGTCCGGGAGCGGGGAGCGGCCCGGTCTATCATGTATCGACGTTCAGTGATTTGCCCGATATTCCCGAGGGCGCCGTTTTGGTCACCCATCATCCGTTTCCCGGTCTGATTACCGTCATGAGCAAAGTCAGCGCCATCGTATCCCGTATCGGGGGATTGGCGAGTCACATGGCAACGATTGCCCGTGAGTATCACGTTCCTACCCTGGCCGGAGTGCCTGAATATAAAAATCTAAAATCGGGGCACATCGTTACCGTTGACGCCACGGAAAAAGCCATATATGCGGGCAAACATGAGGATATTGTTAAAGCCCGGCAGCCGGAATACGATTTGTTTGAGGATTCCGGAATTCATCGGGTGCTTGATAAGGTTCTTGACCTGGTGACTCCCCTGAGGCTTTTGCACCCGGCCGATGAGGATTTTCTTCCGGAAAATTGCATGTCCTTCCATGATATTACACGTTTCGCGCATCAAAAGGCGATGGAGGAGATGTTTCGCCGTGCTCAGGAAATGGAGAGTAAAGAATCTCTGGGGTATAAACTCAAAAGCGATTTACCGGTCGATATGAGCGTAATCTATCTCGAACGTGAGCTTTTGAGCGACGTTAAAGAAAGATATGTTACCGAAGAAGATATTAACGCGACTCCAATGAAAAATTTCTGGGCGGGAATAAAGGAAGAAGGTTGGCCGGTCAAGCCGCCTCTACCGGTTTTCACCAAAGGCCTTGGAACCGATTTGACACTCAAGACGAACAAAGATTATTCTGAGTACAGTTTCACTGTTCTGGGGCGTGAGTATATGATGCTGAGCCTGCGCCTGGGCTATCATTTTACAACGGTGGAGGTAATGCGTACGGATGAAACGGGTAATAATTATATTCATATGCAATACAAGGATGGGGGCGCGACCCTGGATCGGAGAATTCGGAGAATAAAATTGCTAAAAGATATATTATCCCATATGGGATTTACTCAGCAGAGGAAAGGCGATTTTCTAAACGCCGGGATATCGTATCAGGATAAACAGGTAATTGATGAAAAATTGTTTTTGTTGGGGCGCCTGACGATGAAAACCAAACAGCTTGATATGGCGCTTTCCAATGATGCCGTCGCGGAATGGTACACTCAGGATTTTATAAAAAAGCTGGGATTGGAATAA